The sequence below is a genomic window from Candidatus Methanoplasma termitum.
CATTTCGACCAGATCGGACACTTCTGTGAACCTTTTTGTTTTTAAGAAATCGGGCAGCGTCGTACTGCACCCTCCCATCCAGAGTTCGACGTCCGCTCCCCTCTCGAATGCGCGTTTTGCGAGTGCCAGAGCCATCATTCCCGTGGATCTGTTCGTTATCATCCTCATGGAGTCGATCGGTTCTTCGCTCCGTCCTCCGATGATGAGTATCCTGCGTCCGGAAAGATCTGTTCTCGATAAAAGTCTGATCGCCCATGAAACGATCTCTTCCTTGGAGGCGACCTTTGCTCTTACACCGTCCCTGTGGGGTCCGATTATGTGCACGCCCCACTCCGCTAGGGTCCCGAGATTCTTCGAGACCGCGGGGTTGTTGATCATGTGCTCATGCATCGCTGGTGCCACCGCAACGGGTATCTTGCTTCCCAATGCTACGCTCGCCATAGACGTCACGGCTGTGTCGTCTATTCCATTGGCCATCTTGGAGATCGTGTTCGCCGTGGCGGGATATACAATGAAAAGGTCCGCCGCGGAGGGGTCGCCGATGTGCGTTATATGTTCTGTCTGCCCACTCAGCTCTGTTATCGGCTTCACTCCGCAAGCAAACTCTATTGCATCCGGCGCCACAATCTTAATGGCATTCTGGGTCATTACAGGGATCACCTTTGCCCCATTCCTTACAAGCTCCCTTATCACCGAAAAACACTCGACCGCAGCTATACTTCCGGTTATTCCGATCACTATTGTCTTTCCTCTCAGTCTGTTGCTTTTCTCACAATATATCTCTTCTGACGGATGCATCAAAACCTTCTCCTTGAAAATATCTCTTTTAATTCTGCGATTATCTTGCTCGCTATCTCTGCCTGGCTGCCTTCGGCGTCTATTACCATAAAATCGAACTCGTCGGCGAGCCTCAGATATTCCCTTCTTACATTATCCAGATACTCGAATTGCTCATACTTGCTGAGCTCGTCCCGATCTCCGA
It includes:
- the coaBC gene encoding bifunctional phosphopantothenoylcysteine decarboxylase/phosphopantothenate--cysteine ligase CoaBC; amino-acid sequence: MHPSEEIYCEKSNRLRGKTIVIGITGSIAAVECFSVIRELVRNGAKVIPVMTQNAIKIVAPDAIEFACGVKPITELSGQTEHITHIGDPSAADLFIVYPATANTISKMANGIDDTAVTSMASVALGSKIPVAVAPAMHEHMINNPAVSKNLGTLAEWGVHIIGPHRDGVRAKVASKEEIVSWAIRLLSRTDLSGRRILIIGGRSEEPIDSMRMITNRSTGMMALALAKRAFERGADVELWMGGCSTTLPDFLKTKRFTEVSDLVEMLDMIDHDLVIMPAALADFTPAKKVDGKIPSTASFDIKLKLVPKVLPMIRKRCDNVIGFKAESGLTAEELEKKARQRLEEYDLKAVVANDIDVAGRSTSSAILVCRDGSKNITGTKIEVSDGILNYCAEIL